The genomic segment ACCCTATCGCCATCCTTCCCCTCCATCTCTGCTGCCAACCTCATCATCACCCTGGGTGCTGTCATCATGGTTACAGGCTTCCTGGGTTGCCTGGGTGCCATCAAGGAGAACAAGTGTCTGCTGCTGAGTGTGAGTGAACTACACGACCCACGATGCACCACACTACATTGCTTGGCACATTGGCAACCTCACCTGCCTCGCTCTCTTGTCTCACTTGTTCCCTGTAGTTTTTCATCACGTTGTTGGTGATTCTGTTGGCGGAGCTGATCCTTCTCATCCTGTTCTTCGTATACACAGACAATGTAAGACTCCCATAGAAGCCTCCTGTCAATTCAACCCCAGGTTATCCTTCCACCTATGGTTCCTGTACCCATAGTGCCTCTGCCTACATTTCTCATGATCCACTGTGTGTGCAGGTGAGTGAGAACGCCAGACAGGACCTGAAAGAGGGACTTGCTCTGTACAGCACCAACAACAACGCTGGCCTCCGCAACGCCTGGAACACCATACAGACAGAGGTACGGTACCTAACTACTAATGATCTACCATACAACGCCTGGAACACCGTACAGACAGAGGTACGGTACCTAACTACTAATGATCTACCATACAACGCCTGGAACACCATACAGACAGAGGTACGGTACCTAACTACTAATGATCTACCATACAACCCCTggaacaccagacagacagaggtacgGTACCTAACTACTAATGATCTACCATACAACGCCTGGAACACCATACAGACAGAGGTACGGTACCTAACTACTAATGATCTACCATACAACCCCTGGAACACCATACAGACAGAGGTACGGTACCTAACTACTAATGATCTACCATACAACCCCTGGAACACCAGACAGAGGTACGGTACCTAACTACTAATGATCTACCATACAACCCCTGGAACACCATACAGACAGAGGTACGGTACCTAACTACTAATGATCTACCATACAACGCCTGGAACACCGTACAGACAGAGGTACGGTACCTAACTACTAATGATCTACCATACAACGCCTGGAACACCAGACAGAGGTACGGTACCTAACTACTGATGATCTACCATACAACCCCTGGAACACCGTACAGACAGAGGTACGGTACCTAACTACTAATGATCTACCATACAACCCCTGGAACACCATACAGACAGAGGTACGGTACCTAACTACTAATGATCTACCATAACGCCTGGAACACCATACAGACAGAGGTACGTGTTATGAGAATTTtgttcccaatgttcataaactgaacttcaattaaactactcagtctgcaccccagagtttgtaagattctggttAAATGACACAGACGGAGGCCCAGCCTACAATAgtcaaccaagtttattcacgagagctctgaatatcatacaatgtacacagccttttatacctaacatttggtcatatcatatgtcataccccttacagatgcctcctcctcttctttaacactgtcaatgcttatttacaagtcttctccatcacatacattgcttatcatatccttccccatgttacataatctactgcaagcctaaaggtttctcccctccctgggtggggagaccttcttcctgttatcagtttcacagtggtcacaagttgtctgctgtctgttaacAGTTCCCCTTTTTCCTTGAATGTCttgcttacattgctaaatcCTTAAGCTTAAActtttcctacacacacacattagtaccttcatcttataatcactcggttatacattttcagggtgaaatcatttagtcaaatctTTAATCATAAAATTTTCATTACAGTACGGTACCTAACTACTAATGATATACCATACAAACCCACACTAATAGCATAGCATTCCATCAAGGGAGAGGTGCAAtatataacactgtctcctctctccctgtcagtgGCATTGTTGTGGGGTGAATGGATACACAGACTGGCACACTGCCCTGCAGGAGAAGGTGGTTCCTGACCACTGCTGCCAGGATATCTACCAGGACTGTGGGCGCAATGCCACCAACCAGTTCTGGACACGGGTCAGTTTGTGTTTGTTTAAAAATGTCTGATCTTCTTCCTCCCatcaaggagtgtgtgtgtgtattcatgtgtaTCTGCATGTGTAGGAGTGTCCTTTTTCACTTCTCAAGATTGTATGTTTCTCTCTTGTCAGGGTTGCTATGAGAAGGTGGAGGAGTGGCTGGAtgacaataaacacctgctgggAACCATCGCCATGTGTGTTCTGGTCATacaggtaagggtgtgtgtgtgtgtgtgtgtacatacagatGTGCATGTAATGATGTTGTTGCAGTGTGACTGATGTGACTTCCTGTCTGCAGCTCCTGGGTATGGCCTTCTCCATGACTTTGTACCAGCAGATCCACCGATCCGGGAAGAAGTACGAAgcttagaacacacacagagtttgAGACCCATTACTTTTATACAAAATTATACTCTAAAAAGACACAAACCTGCGTACACACATGCCACAAAACTGCTTTTAATTTAGTGTTTATATTTACACACCCTTGTATCATTTTGTGCACAAAGGCAATATTAATGTTTTTTTAAGGATCATCTTTATTATAATCAGTGTTCTTGATCGGGATTCAATCCGACTGCGGGTTGTCAACAATTAAATGTGATCTCATGCACGGTAAATGGGTCATTCCACAAATAAAGTGCCAAAAATCAGCATTTTGACATTGTCCCGCGTTATGTTTTTCCGACTTCTGGGAAGATTTCAACCAACTTCAGCCCAAAATTCCTCCATGTTTTAACCATCATTGAAATGATACTCTAAAAAGTTGAACTGGTTATGTTGTTGCTTtgacagtcatttctgaagatttttatttatttcatgcgATTAATTtatgtctgtccctcattttaaggccaaccctgttacgtgaacatAATTTGTTTTATATATATGGTGAATCTATTCCTTTAAGAAGTTTTTTCCAACaaacagtcaactcagtgtaaaGGAGGTGAgctgttctactctttttggcagttttctggtgttttgtgcttAAACTGAGCGTGTCAATTAAAACATCatccctgttacccatagattggaattgttaaaacatttctagccaatagttttgtgaagcttgcattcaagtGTCTATTCTCCCTGTCATAAGGGGATTTTTATTTAACCGCTTAATGTGACACTGCTTTTGTGAAATTAATAGTTTATTTTGACCAATTTACACTGCCCAAAATGTTAGCATTTTGTGGAAGGACCCAAATGCTGCATATAGCTCAATCGGAAATTCCCTTTAAAAGCTGAATTGTCGACAACCCGCAgtcggattgaatcccggccctAGTTCAGTTATGTTGGGACTAAGGGTGGGTGAGGAAGGGAGGTTGGATTGTGTGTATGGACACCCCTCAGTCATCCAGAATAGAATGAATGGCTTGAACACAAAAAAAAGAGTAGAAGGAAAGAGGTTTGGTTTCATGCCTTAGAAATCCTTAAATGGATTACAGTTATATTGTAATGATGCATTATTGTAAAACCAGTTACTGAGATGTGTTCAATAAAAATTAAGCTTATTCTGTCAAAGTGCTGGCCATCTTTCCTTCAGTTCAAATTCCAATTCTGTTTACTAAAGCATcatctagtactgttacaggagtgaactatcatcatcatcatctagtactgttacaggagtgaactatcatcatcatctagtactgttacaggagtgaactatcatcatctagtactgttacaggagtgaactatcatcatctagtactgttacaggagtgaactatcatcatctagtactgttacaggagtgaactatcatcatctagtactgttacaggtgtgaactatcatcatcatctagtactgttacaggAGTGAACTATCATCATAATCTAGTACTGTTACAGGAGTGAACTATCATCATAATCTAGTACTGTTACTGGAGTGAACTATCATcatctagtactgttacaggagtgaactatcatcatctagtactgttacaggTGTGAACTATCATCTAGAAACTGTTACAGGAGTGAACTATCATCATcatctagtactgttacaggagtgaactatcatcatctagtactgttacaggagtgaactatcatcatcatctagtactgttactggagtgaactatcatcatctagtactgttacaggagtgaactatcatcatctagtactgttacaggagtgaactatcatcatctagtactgttacaggagtgaactatcatcatctagtactgttacaggtgtgaactatcatcatcatctagtactgttacaggagtgaactatcatcataatctagtactgttacaggagtgaactatcatcataatctagtactgttacaggagtgaactatcatcatcatctagtactgttacaggagtgaactatcatcatctagtactgttacaggagtgaactatcatcatcatctagtactgttacaggagtgaactatcatcatcatctagtactgttacaggagtgaactatcagcatcatctagtactgttacaggagtgaactatcatcatcatctagtactgttacaggagtgaactatcatcatctagtactgttacaggagtgaactatcatcatctagtactgttacaggagtgaactatcatcatctagtactgttacaggagtgaactatcatcatctagtactgttacaggtgtgaactatcatcatcatctagtactgttacaggagtgaactatcatcataatctagtactgttacaggagtgaactatcatcataatctagtactgttacaggagtgaactatcatcatcatctagtactgttacaggagtgaactatcatcatcatctagtactgttacaggagtgaactatcatcatctagtactgttacaggagtgaactatcatcatcatctagtactgttacaggagtgaactatcagcatcatctagtactgttacaggagtgaactatcatcatcatctagtactgttacaggagtgaactatcatcatcatctagtactgttacaggagtgaactatcatcatctagtactgttacaggagtgaactatcatcatctagtactgttacaggagtgaactatcatcatctagtactgttacaggTGTGAACTATCATCTAGAAACTGTTACAGGAGTGAACTATCATCATcatctagtactgttacaggagtgaactatcatcatctagtactgttacaggagtgaactatcatcatcatctagtactgttactggagtgaactatcatcatctagtactgttacaggagtgaactatcatcatctagtactgttacaggagtgaactatcatcatctagtactgtt from the Salmo salar chromosome ssa17, Ssal_v3.1, whole genome shotgun sequence genome contains:
- the tsn9 gene encoding tetraspanin-9 — encoded protein: MARGCLCCVKYMLFLFNLLFWLGGCGLLGVGVWLSVSQGSFATLSPSFPSISAANLIITLGAVIMVTGFLGCLGAIKENKCLLLSFFITLLVILLAELILLILFFVYTDNVSENARQDLKEGLALYSTNNNAGLRNAWNTIQTEWHCCGVNGYTDWHTALQEKVVPDHCCQDIYQDCGRNATNQFWTRGCYEKVEEWLDDNKHLLGTIAMCVLVIQLLGMAFSMTLYQQIHRSGKKYEA